The Candidatus Hydrogenedentota bacterium genome contains a region encoding:
- the gyrA gene encoding DNA gyrase subunit A: MASSHERVKAVAIEQELKTAFLDYSMSVIVSRALPDVRDGLKPVHRRILYVMQQIGLQHNRPYRKCAAIVGEALGKFHPHGDQSVYDALVRMAQDWNMRYPLVDGQGNFGSIDGDNPAAYRYTEARMTSIAAEMLADIDKETVDMQDNFDGSQQEPKVLPSAIPNLLVNGSYGIAVGMATSLPPHNLTEVCDAVIHFIGRPDATSDDLMRFVRGPDFPTGGIICGVEGIVEAYRTGRGRCTVRARVLTEQDKKSGKESLIVTEIPYQVNKTTLIEKIALLVHNKVIEGITDLRDESDKDGMRLVIELRKGEEPQVVLNQLYKHTQLQSNQSIIMLALVNNAPRVLPLREIIYFYVEHRAEIVERRTRFLLQKAEDRAHILEGLLKAIDFIDEVIHIIRSSADVDEARARLIQRFEFSEAQANAILAMRLRQLTGLERDELLKEYRELLKEIERLRHILSGRDTVLAEVRKEIEEVKKKYGDARRTVIEGSAEDLSIEDLIADENMVVTVSSQGYIKRLPVDTYRKQRRGGRGVAGMETKEEDFVKDIFIASAHQYILFFTNKGKVYWRKVHELPKASRTARGRAIVNLLELTEGEQVTAYLAVRDLSEEGKHVFMVTRKGVVKKTALKYFSNVRAIGIIAIELDPDDQLIDVQITSGKDNILIATHAGMAIRFPEKDVRSMGRKTRGVIGIKLARKEDYVIGMSLAHDERTVLSVSENGYGKRTTVGEYRMQHRGGQGIINMKTTERNGKVVEMLTVDDEDDIVIVATDGVVIRTPVRDIRAIGRNTQGVRIMRLDEGAKVSAVARAVAEEQEEAVTESAPAMAEPLPPPRPVDDDAEPDDQPGDEEE; encoded by the coding sequence ATGGCTTCGTCTCATGAACGAGTGAAGGCAGTCGCCATCGAGCAGGAACTCAAGACCGCGTTCCTGGATTATTCGATGAGCGTCATCGTGAGCCGCGCGCTGCCCGACGTGCGCGACGGTCTCAAGCCGGTGCACCGGCGCATCCTTTACGTGATGCAGCAGATCGGCTTGCAGCACAACCGGCCCTACCGCAAATGCGCGGCCATCGTCGGCGAAGCCCTTGGCAAGTTCCATCCCCACGGCGATCAGTCCGTCTATGACGCCCTCGTGCGCATGGCGCAGGACTGGAACATGCGCTACCCCCTGGTGGACGGGCAGGGCAACTTCGGGTCCATCGACGGCGATAACCCCGCGGCTTACCGGTACACCGAAGCGCGCATGACGTCCATCGCGGCGGAAATGCTGGCCGATATCGACAAAGAAACCGTCGACATGCAGGACAACTTCGACGGCAGCCAGCAGGAGCCCAAGGTGCTGCCCTCGGCGATCCCGAATCTGCTCGTAAACGGTTCCTACGGCATTGCCGTGGGCATGGCCACGAGCCTGCCCCCGCACAACCTGACCGAGGTGTGCGATGCGGTCATCCACTTCATCGGGCGCCCCGACGCCACGTCCGACGACCTGATGCGCTTTGTGCGCGGGCCCGATTTTCCGACCGGCGGCATCATCTGCGGCGTAGAGGGCATCGTCGAAGCCTACCGCACCGGGCGCGGCCGCTGCACGGTCCGCGCGCGCGTCCTGACCGAACAGGACAAGAAGTCGGGCAAGGAAAGCCTCATCGTCACCGAGATTCCCTACCAGGTGAACAAGACGACGCTCATCGAGAAGATCGCCCTGCTCGTGCACAACAAGGTCATCGAGGGCATCACGGACCTGCGCGACGAGTCCGACAAGGACGGCATGCGGCTCGTGATCGAACTGCGCAAGGGCGAAGAGCCGCAGGTGGTCCTGAACCAGCTTTACAAGCATACGCAGCTTCAGAGCAACCAGAGCATCATCATGCTCGCGCTGGTGAACAACGCGCCGCGCGTGCTGCCGCTGCGCGAGATCATTTACTTCTACGTCGAGCACCGGGCCGAGATCGTCGAGCGCAGGACGCGCTTTCTTCTGCAGAAGGCCGAGGATCGCGCGCATATCCTCGAGGGGCTGCTCAAGGCCATCGACTTCATCGACGAAGTCATCCACATCATCCGTAGTTCGGCGGACGTGGACGAGGCGCGCGCCCGGCTGATCCAGCGCTTCGAATTCAGCGAAGCCCAGGCCAATGCGATCCTGGCCATGCGCCTGCGCCAGCTGACCGGCCTCGAACGCGACGAACTGCTCAAGGAATACCGGGAACTGCTCAAGGAAATCGAGCGCCTGCGGCATATCCTTTCCGGGCGCGACACGGTCCTGGCGGAGGTTCGCAAGGAAATCGAGGAAGTGAAAAAGAAATACGGCGACGCCCGGCGCACCGTTATCGAGGGGAGCGCGGAAGACCTCTCGATTGAAGACCTGATCGCCGATGAAAACATGGTGGTTACCGTTTCGAGCCAGGGCTATATCAAGCGGCTACCGGTCGATACCTACCGCAAGCAGCGGCGGGGCGGGCGCGGTGTCGCCGGCATGGAGACGAAGGAAGAGGACTTCGTCAAGGACATATTCATCGCGAGCGCGCACCAGTACATCTTGTTTTTCACGAACAAGGGCAAGGTGTACTGGCGCAAGGTGCACGAGCTGCCCAAGGCCAGCCGCACGGCGCGGGGCCGCGCGATCGTCAACCTGCTCGAACTCACCGAAGGCGAGCAGGTGACGGCTTATCTGGCCGTGCGCGACCTGAGCGAAGAGGGCAAGCATGTCTTCATGGTCACGCGCAAGGGCGTTGTCAAGAAAACGGCGCTCAAGTACTTCAGCAACGTGCGGGCCATCGGCATTATCGCCATCGAACTCGACCCCGACGACCAGTTGATCGACGTGCAAATCACCTCGGGCAAAGACAACATCCTCATCGCCACGCACGCGGGCATGGCTATCCGCTTCCCCGAAAAGGACGTGCGGTCCATGGGCAGAAAGACGCGCGGCGTCATCGGAATCAAGCTTGCCCGTAAAGAGGACTACGTCATCGGCATGTCGCTCGCCCACGACGAACGCACCGTGCTCAGCGTGTCCGAGAACGGCTACGGCAAGCGCACGACCGTCGGCGAGTACCGCATGCAACATCGCGGCGGCCAGGGCATCATCAACATGAAGACCACGGAGCGCAACGGCAAGGTGGTCGAAATGCTCACGGTGGATGACGAGGACGACATCGTCATTGTCGCCACGGACGGCGTCGTCATTCGCACGCCCGTGCGCGATATCCGCGCCATCGGGCGCAACACGCAGGGCGTGCGCATCATGCGCCTGGACGAGGGCGCAAAGGTCAGCGCCGTGGCCCGCGCC
- the gyrB gene encoding DNA topoisomerase (ATP-hydrolyzing) subunit B, translating to MSEKGYDAKSIQVLKGLEAVRRRPAMYIGDTSTRGLHHLVYEVVDNSIDEALAGYCDQINVIIHIDNSVTVADNGRGIPVDNHPEYRGKSALEIVLTMLHAGGKFDNSSYKVSGGLHGVGVSCVNALSKWLEVEVKRDGNTYFMEFERGRPKGPLERRGRARSTGTRVTFLPDAEVFEDTVFNSETVLTRLRELAFLNAGLKITLEDQRVDTEPVVMQYKGGIVEYVQYLNRSREPLHRKPIYLELKRDELECEVALQYTTAYSESVYSFANNINTHEGGTHLSGFRGALTKSLNDYAKKNNLFKKANMSITGDDAREGLTAIVSVRVRDPQFEGQTKMKLGNSEVQGVVSSLVYEGLQTGFEENPTIANRIVGKVFEAARAREAARKARDLTRRKSPLESLGQAAKLADCSERDPAHCELFIVEGDSAGGSAKQGRDRKFQAVLPLRGKVLNVEKARADKILNNNEIRALITALGAGFGEEDFQAEKLRYHKVIIMTDADVDGAHIRTLLLTFFFRQMPEIIRRGHLYIAQPPLYLIRKGKKARYVNTETEFESFIFDTVFDAIKVIASNGEGKRTDIDAKALARSIRTAQEREKMLSRLQRVYGVPRDSIEKCLRLDREKYLNPALLSEAERHALFGEGVPFINTAERQLEIADGSESSGRGNGNGNGNGREQRTRRKGEIDLAFFRSHEFSALLSHADPLAEIGQPPFRVRDAEMTQVLFESDDLLALRDYLMEVGRKGLQIQRYKGLGEMNPEQLQETTMDPGKRTILQVKAEDEAVARELFEQLMGDIVEPRKEFIERHAPEVQNLDV from the coding sequence ATGAGTGAAAAAGGTTACGATGCAAAGTCCATCCAGGTCTTGAAGGGCCTGGAGGCGGTGCGCAGGCGGCCGGCGATGTATATCGGCGACACGAGCACGCGGGGTCTGCACCACCTCGTGTATGAGGTCGTCGACAACAGCATCGACGAGGCGCTGGCGGGCTATTGCGACCAGATCAACGTAATCATCCACATTGATAATAGTGTGACGGTCGCGGATAACGGACGCGGCATCCCCGTCGACAATCATCCCGAGTACCGTGGCAAGTCCGCCCTGGAGATTGTGCTCACCATGCTGCACGCGGGCGGCAAGTTCGACAACTCATCGTACAAGGTTTCCGGTGGCCTGCACGGCGTGGGCGTGTCGTGCGTGAATGCGCTTTCGAAATGGCTGGAAGTCGAGGTCAAGCGCGACGGAAACACCTACTTCATGGAGTTCGAGCGCGGCAGACCGAAAGGGCCGCTCGAGCGCCGGGGCCGGGCGCGGTCGACTGGCACGCGCGTCACGTTCCTCCCCGACGCCGAGGTTTTCGAGGACACCGTCTTCAACTCGGAGACGGTTCTGACCCGTCTCCGCGAATTGGCGTTCTTGAACGCGGGGCTCAAGATCACGCTGGAAGACCAGCGCGTCGACACCGAACCGGTGGTGATGCAGTACAAGGGCGGCATCGTTGAGTATGTCCAATACTTAAACCGCAGCCGCGAACCGCTCCACCGGAAACCAATCTACCTGGAGCTCAAGCGCGACGAACTCGAGTGTGAGGTCGCGCTCCAGTACACGACCGCGTACTCCGAGAGCGTCTACAGCTTCGCGAACAACATCAACACGCACGAAGGCGGGACGCATCTCAGCGGGTTCCGCGGCGCGCTGACCAAGAGCCTGAACGATTACGCCAAGAAGAACAATCTCTTCAAGAAGGCGAACATGTCGATTACGGGCGATGATGCCCGCGAAGGGCTCACGGCCATCGTGTCCGTGCGCGTGCGCGACCCTCAGTTCGAAGGCCAGACGAAGATGAAACTCGGCAATAGCGAAGTGCAGGGTGTCGTCAGTTCGCTGGTCTATGAGGGGCTCCAGACCGGATTCGAGGAAAACCCAACGATCGCCAACCGGATCGTCGGTAAGGTGTTCGAGGCGGCCCGGGCGCGCGAGGCCGCTCGCAAGGCGCGCGACCTGACCCGGCGCAAGAGCCCGCTCGAGTCGCTGGGCCAGGCGGCGAAGCTGGCGGATTGCTCCGAGCGCGACCCCGCGCATTGCGAGTTGTTCATCGTCGAGGGCGACAGCGCGGGCGGTTCCGCGAAACAGGGGCGGGACCGGAAATTCCAGGCCGTGCTGCCCTTGCGCGGCAAGGTGCTCAACGTTGAGAAGGCGCGCGCCGACAAGATCCTGAACAACAACGAAATCCGCGCGCTCATCACGGCCCTTGGCGCGGGGTTCGGCGAAGAGGACTTCCAGGCGGAAAAGCTGCGCTACCACAAGGTCATCATCATGACCGACGCCGACGTGGACGGCGCGCACATCCGCACGTTGCTGCTGACGTTCTTCTTCCGGCAGATGCCCGAGATCATCCGCCGGGGCCATCTCTACATCGCGCAGCCGCCCCTCTATCTCATTCGCAAGGGCAAGAAGGCGCGGTACGTCAATACGGAAACGGAATTCGAGAGCTTTATCTTTGACACGGTCTTCGACGCGATCAAGGTAATCGCCAGCAATGGCGAGGGCAAGCGCACCGATATCGACGCAAAGGCGCTTGCCCGTTCCATCCGGACCGCGCAGGAACGGGAAAAGATGCTGTCCCGGCTTCAGCGGGTATACGGCGTGCCCCGCGATTCTATCGAGAAATGCCTGCGGCTCGACCGCGAAAAGTACCTGAATCCCGCGCTGTTGTCGGAAGCCGAACGGCACGCGTTGTTCGGCGAGGGCGTCCCGTTTATCAACACCGCGGAACGCCAACTGGAAATCGCGGACGGCTCGGAGTCCAGCGGGCGTGGCAACGGCAATGGGAACGGCAACGGGCGCGAGCAGCGCACGCGCAGGAAAGGCGAGATCGACCTGGCCTTTTTCCGGAGTCATGAGTTCTCGGCCCTGCTCAGCCACGCCGACCCGCTGGCCGAGATTGGCCAGCCGCCGTTCCGCGTGCGTGACGCCGAAATGACCCAGGTCCTCTTTGAGTCGGACGACCTGCTGGCATTGCGCGACTACCTCATGGAAGTGGGGCGGAAGGGCCTGCAAATTCAACGGTACAAGGGACTCGGCGAAATGAACCCGGAGCAATTGCAGGAAACGACGATGGACCCGGGCAAGCGGACGATTCTACAGGTCAAGGCCGAGGACGAGGCTGTCGCCCGCGAGCTGTTCGAGCAGTTGATGGGCGATATTGTCGAGCCGCGCAAGGAATTCATCGAGCGCCACGCGCCCGAAGTGCAGAACCTGGACGTCTGA
- a CDS encoding SDR family NAD(P)-dependent oxidoreductase: protein MELQGKTFIVTGGGSGLGEGAARVFAQAGANLVIADVNEGNGRAVADALGAQARFAMCNVTEEAQVRATVAAALETFGALHGAVNCAGIGAAQRVCSKAGPHPLDLFKIVIEINLVGTFNVIRLAADAMLKLEPDRNGERGVFINTASVAAFDGQIGQAAYAASKGGVVSMTLPAAREFARSGIRVVTIAPGLFDTPMFDQLPPEAKQALAASIPFPSRLGRPDEFGALARHVVENAMLNGETVRLDGALRMPPK, encoded by the coding sequence ATGGAATTGCAGGGCAAGACCTTTATCGTCACGGGCGGCGGGTCCGGACTCGGCGAGGGCGCGGCGCGCGTTTTCGCGCAGGCCGGCGCGAACTTGGTCATCGCGGATGTCAATGAGGGGAATGGACGGGCTGTCGCGGACGCATTGGGCGCGCAGGCGCGTTTCGCGATGTGCAACGTGACCGAGGAGGCTCAGGTTCGCGCCACGGTCGCCGCCGCGCTCGAGACGTTCGGCGCACTTCACGGCGCGGTGAACTGCGCGGGCATCGGCGCCGCGCAACGCGTTTGCAGCAAGGCGGGCCCGCACCCGCTTGACCTGTTCAAGATCGTCATCGAGATTAATCTGGTCGGGACGTTCAACGTCATCCGTCTCGCGGCCGATGCCATGCTCAAACTCGAGCCCGACCGCAACGGCGAGCGTGGCGTCTTCATCAATACCGCATCGGTTGCCGCGTTCGACGGCCAGATCGGGCAGGCGGCGTACGCGGCGTCGAAGGGCGGCGTAGTAAGCATGACGCTGCCCGCGGCGCGCGAGTTTGCGCGCAGCGGCATCCGTGTTGTCACCATTGCGCCGGGCTTGTTTGATACGCCCATGTTCGACCAATTGCCGCCAGAAGCCAAGCAAGCGCTCGCTGCTTCCATACCTTTCCCGTCCCGGCTGGGCCGCCCGGACGAGTTTGGCGCGCTGGCGCGGCACGTGGTTGAGAATGCCATGCTGAACGGCGAAACGGTTCGCCTCGATGGCGCTCTCCGTATGCCGCCCAAGTGA
- a CDS encoding CoA transferase, whose translation MPALDDVRVTCIATNIPGPVTAARLRDLGAHVTKIEPPSGDPLAYACPAWYAEMTRGMRVVTLDLKDPEQRVQLGEYLAAADLLLTSSRPAALENLRLDWGTLHAAYPKLCHVAIVGHLAPEENRAGHDLTYVAAHGLVAPPRLPPTLIADLAGAERAALAGLALLHARDRGCGSGQCLVALADAAEAFAAPLRHRVTTPQGLLGGGLPNYNLYKTKDGWLAVAALETHFLERLKRELSLARAEHEDLQAVFATRTAAEWQAWAAARDLPIAAVQAAPPAGIS comes from the coding sequence ATGCCGGCTCTTGACGATGTCCGCGTGACCTGTATCGCAACCAACATCCCCGGTCCCGTCACTGCGGCGCGACTGCGGGATCTGGGCGCTCACGTGACGAAGATTGAGCCCCCTTCAGGAGACCCCCTCGCCTACGCGTGTCCCGCGTGGTATGCCGAAATGACCCGGGGCATGCGCGTCGTGACGCTCGACCTCAAGGACCCGGAACAGCGCGTACAACTAGGGGAGTACCTGGCGGCCGCCGACCTGCTCCTGACCTCGAGCCGTCCCGCCGCGCTGGAGAATCTCCGCCTCGACTGGGGAACGCTGCACGCTGCATATCCCAAGCTGTGTCACGTCGCCATCGTCGGTCACCTAGCGCCTGAAGAGAATCGAGCGGGGCATGACCTTACCTATGTTGCCGCACACGGCCTCGTGGCGCCGCCGCGCCTGCCACCCACGCTGATTGCGGACCTTGCCGGGGCGGAACGAGCCGCGCTCGCGGGTCTCGCGCTGCTCCACGCGCGCGACCGCGGTTGCGGCAGCGGACAGTGCCTTGTGGCGTTGGCGGACGCCGCGGAGGCGTTTGCAGCGCCGCTGCGGCATCGCGTCACGACTCCTCAAGGACTGCTGGGCGGCGGATTGCCAAATTACAACTTGTACAAGACGAAGGACGGTTGGCTGGCCGTGGCGGCGCTCGAAACGCACTTTCTTGAGCGCCTCAAACGTGAATTGAGCCTCGCGCGTGCGGAGCACGAAGACCTTCAGGCGGTATTTGCCACGCGCACCGCCGCGGAGTGGCAGGCATGGGCTGCCGCGCGCGACTTGCCGATCGCGGCCGTCCAGGCCGCGCCACCAGCCGGAATCTCATAG
- a CDS encoding response regulator yields the protein MSILENRSIKVKLIFIVMVCTLVVLLLACALLVRFEISFLGQSLKNEIVLSATYAGSEMVRPFTPEFHGFAQDKLHKLESNPRIEAACLYDEKGAPYAHYSRMQAREVFPERPPLEARSYFQTGHLHVFEPIRDHLERVKGTLYIRADASFLRSTILTYVVSAFVIVVMCALLAFALSLSMQKMITRPLAHLTLLSELVSREKDFAMRAVKQSNDEIGELADKFNDMLAEIERREHALMDARSELEDRVEQRTHQLRQEIEQHKRTEAELGREVQERKKAEAELQAAKDAAEAASRSKSDFLATMSHEIRTPMNGVIGMTELMLSTSLTARQRKFAEAIQRSGRDVLKVIGDILDYSRVEVGQLVIEPIALDLQVACEDIIELLSPRAEEKGLSLILRYPPSAPRRLVGDAGRIRQVLTNLVGNAIKFTHEGYVLINVECTGLTSTTASMRFVVEDTGIGTPEDKLNEIFGRFAQASPEVAREYGGTGLGLAISKHLVELMGGTIGVQSREGVGSRFYFTLFLELDKGIPAASEPRADLAGIRVLIVDPSAVNRRVFYEQVTAWSMEAKTVASSTDAIKAMRSAVEEGKPFHVALIDDQMPSVGGESLGRTIKSDPILSDTLLILVTAFGQRGDAQRMQELGYAAYLTRPIRQSELMDAIAMLWSARLRGEDIGLITRHTIAENRGALAQAREKLTPVINARVLVAEDNFVNQQVAREILQSFGCLVTVACDGEQAMILQRSEKYDIIFMDCQMPKMDGFESTAEIRKVEGEERHTPIIAMTAHAMKGDRERCLAAGMDDYISKPVDPQNVLKVLHRWLPERGAQPEGDTGPGKDATAPEQGESLVLNTKQAIWVTGGKLGMFKRISSVFLQHMPARLSELRDAIVNRDAEGVHRLAHSIQGAASSVGGTRVHEIALEIEKRAQTNGMDAVSVLAEDLDREFHELRQVLEGNAWEGEFLKAVIAETASE from the coding sequence GTGAGCATTCTTGAGAATCGTTCGATAAAGGTCAAGCTCATTTTCATCGTCATGGTATGCACCTTGGTTGTGCTGCTGTTGGCGTGCGCGTTGCTTGTCCGCTTCGAAATCTCCTTCCTGGGCCAATCCCTGAAAAATGAAATCGTCCTGAGCGCTACCTATGCCGGTTCCGAGATGGTGCGGCCCTTCACGCCGGAGTTCCACGGATTCGCCCAGGACAAGCTGCACAAGCTCGAATCGAATCCGCGGATCGAGGCCGCGTGCCTGTACGATGAGAAGGGCGCGCCATATGCTCACTACTCGCGGATGCAGGCACGCGAAGTGTTTCCGGAACGGCCCCCGCTCGAAGCGCGTTCCTATTTCCAGACCGGCCACCTCCACGTTTTTGAGCCGATCCGAGACCACCTCGAACGGGTCAAGGGCACGCTCTACATCCGGGCGGACGCATCTTTCCTGCGTTCCACGATTTTGACGTATGTCGTCAGCGCGTTTGTGATTGTCGTCATGTGCGCGCTTCTCGCCTTCGCGCTGTCCTTGAGTATGCAGAAGATGATCACGCGGCCCCTCGCGCACCTCACGCTGCTGTCTGAACTGGTGTCGCGCGAGAAAGACTTCGCGATGCGGGCCGTGAAGCAGAGCAACGACGAAATCGGCGAGCTTGCGGACAAGTTCAACGACATGCTGGCCGAGATTGAGCGCCGCGAGCATGCATTGATGGACGCGCGCTCCGAATTGGAGGACCGGGTCGAACAGCGCACGCACCAGTTGCGGCAGGAAATCGAACAGCACAAGCGGACGGAGGCGGAATTGGGCCGCGAGGTGCAGGAACGCAAGAAGGCCGAAGCGGAACTGCAGGCGGCCAAGGACGCCGCTGAAGCCGCGAGCCGGTCCAAGAGTGATTTTCTTGCCACCATGAGCCACGAAATCCGCACGCCCATGAACGGCGTCATCGGCATGACGGAATTGATGCTCTCGACGTCGCTCACGGCGCGGCAACGCAAGTTCGCCGAAGCCATCCAGCGCTCCGGGCGCGACGTGCTCAAGGTCATCGGCGACATTCTCGATTACTCCCGGGTCGAGGTGGGCCAACTCGTGATTGAACCGATCGCGCTCGACCTTCAGGTGGCTTGCGAAGACATCATCGAACTTCTGTCGCCGCGCGCCGAAGAGAAAGGCCTCTCGCTGATCCTGCGCTATCCCCCGAGCGCGCCGCGCCGCCTGGTCGGCGACGCCGGGCGCATCCGCCAGGTGCTGACCAACCTCGTGGGGAACGCCATCAAGTTCACGCATGAGGGATACGTGCTCATCAACGTGGAATGCACGGGCCTGACGAGCACCACGGCCTCCATGCGTTTTGTCGTCGAAGACACCGGCATCGGCACGCCCGAAGACAAGCTGAACGAGATCTTCGGCCGCTTTGCCCAGGCCAGTCCCGAGGTTGCGCGTGAATACGGCGGCACGGGGCTCGGTCTGGCTATCTCGAAACATCTGGTGGAGTTGATGGGCGGCACGATTGGCGTCCAGAGCCGCGAAGGGGTCGGTTCCCGCTTCTATTTCACGCTGTTCCTCGAACTCGATAAGGGCATCCCTGCCGCGTCCGAGCCGCGCGCCGACCTCGCGGGCATCCGCGTGCTGATAGTGGATCCCAGCGCGGTGAACCGGCGCGTCTTTTACGAGCAGGTTACCGCGTGGTCCATGGAAGCGAAGACGGTCGCGTCCAGCACGGACGCGATCAAGGCGATGCGCTCGGCCGTGGAGGAAGGCAAGCCGTTTCACGTGGCTCTCATTGACGACCAGATGCCCAGTGTCGGGGGGGAATCGCTCGGGCGCACCATCAAGTCCGACCCCATCCTGTCTGATACGCTGCTGATTCTCGTCACGGCCTTTGGCCAGCGGGGCGATGCGCAACGCATGCAGGAACTCGGATATGCCGCTTATCTCACCCGGCCCATCCGCCAGAGCGAACTGATGGACGCCATTGCCATGCTGTGGTCCGCACGCTTGCGCGGCGAGGATATCGGGCTTATCACGCGCCACACCATCGCCGAGAACCGGGGCGCCTTGGCACAGGCGCGGGAAAAGCTGACTCCGGTCATCAATGCGCGCGTGCTTGTCGCGGAAGACAACTTCGTGAATCAGCAGGTAGCCCGCGAGATTCTGCAGAGTTTCGGGTGTCTCGTCACCGTGGCGTGCGATGGAGAGCAGGCCATGATCCTGCAGCGCAGCGAGAAGTACGATATCATCTTCATGGACTGTCAGATGCCGAAGATGGACGGGTTCGAAAGCACGGCGGAAATCCGCAAAGTAGAAGGCGAAGAGCGGCACACGCCCATCATAGCCATGACCGCCCACGCGATGAAGGGCGATCGCGAGCGCTGTCTCGCCGCGGGCATGGACGACTACATCAGCAAGCCGGTGGACCCGCAGAATGTCTTGAAAGTCCTGCACCGTTGGCTGCCCGAGCGCGGCGCTCAACCGGAAGGCGATACGGGCCCGGGCAAGGATGCTACTGCACCGGAGCAGGGCGAATCGCTGGTGCTGAATACGAAGCAGGCGATCTGGGTGACGGGCGGCAAGCTGGGCATGTTCAAACGCATTTCGAGCGTATTCCTGCAACATATGCCGGCGCGTCTGAGCGAATTGCGGGATGCCATTGTCAATCGCGATGCGGAAGGCGTGCACAGGCTCGCGCACTCGATTCAGGGCGCCGCTTCGTCCGTAGGCGGCACGCGCGTTCACGAGATAGCGCTCGAAATCGAGAAGCGCGCGCAGACGAATGGCATGGACGCGGTTTCCGTGCTGGCGGAGGACCTGGACCGTGAGTTTCACGAACTGCGCCAGGTGCTTGAAGGCAATGCCTGGGAAGGCGAATTCCTCAAGGCCGTAATTGCGGAAACCGCCAGCGAATAA
- a CDS encoding alpha/beta hydrolase, which produces MSLAQLEPILALLRERARNLPATLEGMRADFETFASAMPVPEGLQCQAVDLNGLPGEWLAFPDTAGKTRLLYLHGGGYVIGSIDSHRALMARLTKVACARTCAINYRLAPEHPFPAALGDAVAAYRWLLSHGNDPKRVVLAGDSAGGGLVLAALVAIRGQGLPLPAAAVCISPWTDLACTGESMRAKASVDPLIQKAGALLYAQAYLGSHDAKTPLASPLYADVRHLPPVLIQVGGRETLLDDATRMAERLRAAGVDARIDIWDDMIHVWHFFAHQLDEGKRALDAAGAFIREKVRAAGR; this is translated from the coding sequence ATGAGCCTTGCACAATTAGAACCGATCCTTGCTCTGCTCCGCGAACGCGCGCGCAATCTGCCGGCGACGCTGGAAGGCATGCGCGCCGACTTTGAAACCTTCGCCAGCGCCATGCCGGTTCCGGAGGGGCTGCAGTGCCAGGCCGTGGACCTGAACGGGCTGCCGGGCGAGTGGCTTGCATTCCCTGACACGGCGGGCAAGACCAGGCTCTTGTATCTGCACGGGGGCGGATACGTCATCGGGTCGATTGACTCGCACCGCGCGCTAATGGCGCGCTTGACCAAAGTGGCGTGCGCCCGGACGTGCGCCATCAATTACCGCCTGGCGCCGGAACACCCTTTCCCCGCCGCGCTTGGGGACGCCGTCGCCGCATACCGCTGGTTGCTGAGCCACGGCAATGACCCGAAGCGCGTCGTTCTCGCGGGGGATTCCGCGGGCGGCGGACTTGTTCTCGCCGCGCTCGTCGCCATTCGTGGTCAGGGTCTGCCACTTCCTGCCGCGGCCGTGTGCATCTCGCCATGGACGGACCTCGCCTGCACGGGTGAATCGATGCGGGCCAAAGCTTCCGTGGACCCCCTGATTCAGAAAGCGGGCGCCTTGCTGTATGCGCAGGCATATCTGGGCAGTCACGACGCAAAGACTCCCCTGGCATCGCCGCTGTACGCGGACGTGCGCCATTTGCCGCCCGTGCTGATCCAGGTCGGAGGCCGCGAGACGCTCCTGGACGACGCCACGCGGATGGCGGAGCGCCTGCGCGCCGCGGGGGTGGACGCGCGCATCGATATCTGGGATGACATGATCCACGTGTGGCATTTTTTCGCCCATCAACTGGACGAAGGAAAGAGGGCCCTCGACGCCGCAGGCGCGTTCATCCGCGAGAAAGTCCGCGCGGCGGGACGCTGA